A stretch of Bos mutus isolate GX-2022 chromosome 8, NWIPB_WYAK_1.1, whole genome shotgun sequence DNA encodes these proteins:
- the STOML2 gene encoding stomatin-like protein 2, mitochondrial, translating to MLARAARGTGALLLKGSVQASARAPRRASSGLPRNTVVLFVPQQEAWVVERMGRFHRILEPGLNILIPVLDRIRYVQSLKEIVINVPEQSAVTLDNVTLQIDGVLYLRIMDPYKASYGVEDPEYAVTQLAQTTMRSELGKLSLDKVFRERESLNASIVDAINQAADCWGIRCLRYEIKDIHVPPRVKESMQMQVEAERRKRATVLESEGTRESAINVAEGKKQAQILASEAEKAEQINQAAGEASAVLAKAKAKAEAIRILAAALTQHNGDAAASLTVAEQYVSAFSKLAKDSNTILLPSNPGDVTSMVAQAMGVYGALTKAPIPEAQDSVSSRSSRDVRSTDASLDEELDRVKLS from the exons ATGCTGGCGCGCGCGGCGCGGGGGACTGGGGCCCTTTTGCTGAAG GGCTCCGTCCAGGCTTCTGCCCGCGCTCCGCGCCGCGCCTCCTCTGGATTGCCCCGAAACACCGTGGTCCTGTTTGTGCCacagcaggaggcctgggtggTGGAGCGAATGGGCCGATTCCACCGGATCCTGGAGCCT GGCTTGAATATCCTCATCCCTGTGTTAGACCGGATCCGATATGTGCAGAGTCTCAAGGAAATTGTCATCAACGTGCCTGAGCAGTCTGCTGTGACACTTG ACAATGTAACACTGCAAATTGATGGAGTCCTTTACCTCCGAATCATGGACCCCTACAAG GCAAGCTATGGTGTGGAAGACCCTGAGTATGCTGTCACCCAGCTAGCTCAGACAACCATGAGATCAGAGCTCGGCAAACTCTCTCTGGACAAAGTCTTCCGG GAGCGGGAGTCCCTCAATGCTAGCATCGTGGATGCCATCAACCAGGCTGCCGACTGCTGGGGCATCCGCTGCCTCCGTTATGAGATCAAGGATATCCATGTACCACCCCGGGTGAAGGAGTCCATGCAGATGCAG GTGGAGGCAGAGCGGCGGAAACGGGCCACAGTTCTAGAGTCTGAGGGGACTCGAGAGTCAGCCATCAACGTGGCAGAGGGAAAGAAGCAGGCACAGATCCTGGCCTCCGAGGCAGAGAAGGCTGAACAAATAAATCAGGCAGCAG gaGAGGCCAGTGCAGTTCTGGCCAAGGCCAAGGCTAAAGCTGAAGCTATTCGCATCTTGGCTGCAGCTCTGACACAACAT AATGGAGATGCAGCAGCTTCACTGACTGTGGCCGAGCAGTACGTCAGCGCGTTCTCTAAACTGGCCAAGGACTCCAACACCATCCTGCTGCCCTCCAACCCCGGCGACGTTACCAGTATGGTGGCTCAG GCCATGGGTGTGTATGGGGCCCTCACCAAAGCCCCGATACCGGAAGCCCAGGACTCAGTCtccagcaggagcagcagagatGTCCGGAGCACAGATGCGAGTCTGGATGAGGAACTTGATCGAGTCAAGCTGAGTTAA
- the ATOSB gene encoding atos homolog protein B produces the protein MRHVQAETSPSSEPEAGPSQPAVRQGALQGGLLMGYSPAGGATSPGVYQVSIFSPPAGASEPPRALKRPAPPTEGPRELKRGPGLGAREGLSPEEPPTVGLLGPEGLGLKLGVASQHFCHHGLCVVEQGGSSTSPWTSGARSSPLPPSNASCSTLHTRDWASPDPRGQGSLGSSLGPAPPGQLHTLDTDLHSLAQIGGKSLVSGVGNGGSPWPRESPGTANGCSPEHTPPGPGPPGPCPTKRRLLPAGEALDVSSEDEGPAPRRRRGTLGHPPAANSSDAKATPFWSHLLPGPKEPVLDPTDCNPMGRRLKGARRLKLSSLRSLRKGPGLLSPPSASPVPTPAVSRTLLGNFEESLLRGRFAPSGRIEGFTAEIGASGSYCPQHVTLPVTVTFFDVSEQNAPAPFLGVVDLSPLGRKGYSVPKVGTIQVTLFNPNQTVVKMFLVTFDFSDMPAAHMTFLRHRLFLVPVGEEGNAGPTRRLLCYLLHLRFRSSRSGRLSLHGDIRLLFSRRSLELDTGLPYELQAVTEAPHNPRYSPLP, from the exons ATGCGCCACGTGCAGGCGGAGACGTCTCCATCCTCAGAGCCAGAGGCTGGCCCTTCGCAGCCTGCAGTCAGGCAGGGGGCCCTCCAGGGTGGCCTGctcatgggctacagcccagCGGGGGGGGCGACATCCCCCGGGGTCTACCAGGTATCCATCTTTTCCCCTCCAGCTGGTGCCTCTGAGCCTCCTAGGGCCCTGAAACGGCCAGCCCCACCTACCGAGGGTCCCAGGGAGCTGAAGAGAGGCCCCGGACTAGGGGCCAGAGAGGGACTGTCCCCTGAAGAGCCACCTACTGTGGGGCTCTTGGGCCCAGAGGGACTGGGGCTGAAACTGGGCGTGGCCAGCCAACATTTCTGCCATCACGGCCTCTGTGTTGTGGAACAAGGAGGTAGCTCCACCTCACCTTGGACTTCGGGGGCCCGAAGTTCCCCCTTGCCCCCATCAAATGCTTCCTGCAGTACTTTGCACACCAGAGACTGGGCTTCCCCAGATCCAAGGGGACAGGGGTCCCTGGGGTCGTCCCTGGGGCCAGCCCCTCCAGGCCAGCTGCACACACTTGACACTGATTTGCACAGTCTTGCACAAATAGGGGGTAAGAGCCTAGTGTCTGGGGTGGGCAATGGGGGCAGCCCCTGGCCTAGGGAGTCCCCTGGCACTGCCAATGGGTGCAGCCCCGAGCACACACCCCCTGGCCCCGGACCTCCAGGCCCCTGCCCCACCAAGCGAAGGCTGCTTCCTGCTGGAGAAGCCCTGGATGTCAGCTCTGAGGATGAGGGGCCAGCCCCTCGGAGGCGCCGGGGAACCCTGGGCCACCCTCCTGCTGCCAACAGTTCTGATGCCAAAGCCACACCCTTCTGGAGCCACCTGCTGCCTGGGCCGAAGGAGCCTGTGCTG GACCCAACAGACTGTAATCCCATGGGGCGGAGGCTGAAAGGTGCCCGTCGCCTGAAGCT GAGCTCCCTTCGAAGCCTCCGGAAGGGACCAGGCCTGCTGAGCCCTCCCAGTGCCTCCCCTGTTCCTACCCCTGCTGTCAGCCGTACCCTGTTGGGCAACTTTGAG GAATCATTGCTGCGAGGACGCTTCGCACCGTCCGGCCGCATTGAGGGCTTCACAGCAGAGATTGGAGCTAGTGGATCCTACTGCCCTCAGCATGTCACGCTGCCCGTCACTGTCACCTTCTTTGATGTTTCTGAGCAAAATGCCCCGGCTCCCTTCCTG GGCGTCGTGGACCTGAGTCCCCTGGGGAGGAAGGGTTACAGCGTGCCCAAGGTGGGCACCATCCAAGTG ACCTTATTTAACCCCAACCAGACTGTGGTGAAGATGTTCCTCGTGACCTTTGACTTTTCGGACATGCCTGCTGCCCATATGACCTTCCTGCGCCACCGCCTCTTTTTGGTGCCTGTGGGTGAGGAGGGGAATGCTGGCCCCACCCGCCGCCTCCTCTGCTACTTATTGCACCTCAG GTTCCGGAGCTCCCGCTCAGGCCGCTTAAGCCTGCATGGTGACATCCGCCTGCTTTTTTCCCGCCGGAGCCTGGAACTGGACACAGGGCTCCCCTACGAACTGCAGGCTGTGACCGAGGCCCCTCACAATCCACGTTACTCACCTTTGCCCTGA